One window of Populus nigra chromosome 5, ddPopNigr1.1, whole genome shotgun sequence genomic DNA carries:
- the LOC133695335 gene encoding uncharacterized protein LOC133695335: MAACHIRSTSLPSRSHPLNVSVEDQLDRLRSSQTTSTSVYHKLSGLKVLYECVEDFLHLPLTQQTLSNEQQKERGEEVLSGSLLLLDMCSTTRDVFSSMKECLQELESSLRRRKSGESGFASEVEAYMMSRKRLDKTIRKCFKNLNSMEKNITSAVDAVSMLREVKEISLEIFQSLLSMVSQTKARSSSHAWSVVSKLFQSKRVSCEAELNEFEKIDAELLVLKSSKDINSVQVQNTLKGLEALESTIQEAEEELEAVYRKLLKTRVTILNILSH, encoded by the coding sequence ATGGCTGCTTGCCACATTCGCTCTACCAGCTTGCCCTCAAGATCTCACCCTCTAAATGTCAGTGTTGAAGATCAATTGGACAGGTTGAGATCATCACAAACAACTTCTACGTCAGTTTACCACAAATTGAGTGGCCTCAAAGTCTTGTATGAGTGTGTTGAGGATTTTCTTCATTTGCCATTAACCCAACAAACCCTCTccaatgaacaacaaaaagaaagggGAGAAGAGGTGTTGAGTGGATCTCTGCTCTTGTTGGACATGTGCAGCACAACTAGAGATGTTTTTTCATCAATGAAGGAGTGCTTGCAGGAACTTGAATCATCTCTCAGGAGGAGAAAAAGTGGAGAATCTGGATTCGCAAGTGAAGTTGAAGCTTACATGATGTCCAGGAAACGATTAGATAAAACAATCCGCAAATGCTTCAAAAATTTGAATAGCATGGAGAAGAACATCACTTCAGCAGTCGATGCAGTCAGCATGCTAAGAGAAGTAAAAGAAATCAGCCTCGAGATTTTCCAATCTCTCTTGTCCATGGTTTCTCAGACAAAGGCAAGATCAAGCTCCCATGCCTGGTCTGTCGTTTCAAAACTATTTCAATCCAAACGTGTATCATGCGAAGCTGAACTCAATGAATTCGAAAAGATAGACGCCGAATTGCTTGTCCTGAAGTCgagcaaagacatcaattctgtACAAGTGCAAAATACATTGAAAGGACTGGAGGCATTAGAGTCAACCATTCAGGAAGCAGAGGAGGAGTTGGAGGCTGTTTACAGGAAATTACTGAAAACCAGAGTTACCATTCTCAACATTCTCAGCCACTAG
- the LOC133694200 gene encoding uncharacterized protein LOC133694200 yields MAACHIRSISLPSRSHPLNVSVEDQLDRLRSSETTSTSVYHKLSGLKVLYECVEDFLQLPITQQTLSNEQQKERGEEVLSGSLLLLDMCSTTRDVFSSMKECLQELESSLRRRKGGESGFASEVEAYIMSRKQLDKTIRKCFKNLKSMEKNITSEVDAVSLLTEVKGISLEIFQSLLSMVSQTKARSSSHGWAVVSKLFQSKRVSCEAELNEFEKIDAELLVLKSSKDINSVQLQNTLKGLEALESTIQEAEEELEAVYRKLLKTRVTILNILSH; encoded by the coding sequence ATGGCTGCTTGCCACATTCGCTCTATCAGCTTGCCCTCAAGATCTCACCCTCTAAATGTCAGCGTAGAAGATCAATTGGACAGGTTGAGATCATCAGAAACAACTTCTACTTCAGTTTACCACAAATTGAGTGGCCTCAAAGTCTTGTATGAGTGTGTTGAGGATTTTCTTCAGTTGCCAATAACACAACAAACCCTCTccaatgaacaacaaaaagaaagggGAGAAGAGGTGTTGAGTGGATCTCTGCTCTTGTTGGACATGTGCAGCACAACTAGAGATGTTTTTTCATCAATGAAGGAGTGCTTGCAGGAACTTGAATCATCTCTCAGGAGGAGAAAAGGTGGAGAATCTGGATTCGCAAGTGAAGTTGAAGCTTATATTATGTCCAGGAAACAATTAGATAAAACAATCCGCAAATGCTTCAAAAATTTGAAGAGCATGGAGAAGAACATCACTTCAGAAGTCGATGCAGTCAGCCTGCTGACAGAAGTAAAAGGAATCAGCCTCGAGATTTTCCAATCTCTCTTGTCCATGGTTTCTCAGACAAAGGCAAGATCAAGCTCCCATGGCTGGGCTGTcgtttcaaaattatttcaatccaaACGTGTATCATGCGAAGCTGAACTCAATGAATTCGAAAAGATAGACGCCGAATTGCTTGTCCTGAAGTCgagcaaagacatcaattctgtACAACTGCAAAATACATTGAAAGGACTGGAGGCCTTAGAGTCAACCATTCAGGAAGCAGAGGAGGAGTTGGAGGCTGTTTACAGGAAATTACTGAAAACCAGAGTTACCATTCTCAACATTCTCAGCCACTAG
- the LOC133695338 gene encoding cytokinin riboside 5'-monophosphate phosphoribohydrolase LOG5-like codes for MEDGKVAVKSSRFKRVCVFCGSSKGNRDCYRDAALELGQELVSRRLDLVYGGGSVGLMGLVSQEVHRGGGHVIGVIPKTLMNKELTGETVGEVRPVADMHQRKAEMARNSDCFIALPGGYGTLEELLEVITWAQLGIHDKPVGLLNVDGYYNYLLTFIDKAVDDGFIMPSQRSIIVSAPSPKELVQKLEEYVPVHDGVVAKAKWEAEQMELNASLQTEIAR; via the exons ATGGAGGATGGTAAAGTAGCGGTGAAATCATCAAGATTTAAAAGAGTTTGTGTGTTTTGTGGTAGCAGTAAAGGCAACAGGGATTGTTATCGTGATGCTGCTCTTGAACTTGGCCAAGAACTG GTGTCGAGAAGGTTGGATCTTGTTTATGGCGGAGGAAGTGTTGGATTGATGGGGCTAGTGTCTCAAGAGGTCCATCGTGGGGGAGGCCATGTAATAGG AGTCATCCCTAAAACTCTGATGAACAAAGAG CTAACAGGAGAAACAGTGGGGGAGGTCAGGCCAGTAGCGGACATGCATCAAAGAAAAGCTGAGATGGCCCGCAATTCTGACTgtttcattgccttaccag gtgggtatggaaccttggaggaGTTATTGGAGGTCATTACATGGGCCCAACTTGGCATCCACGACAAGCCT GTGGGTTTGCTTAACGTGGATGGATACTACAATTACCTGCTGACTTTTATAGACAAGGCAGTGGATGATGGGTTCATCATGCCATCTCAGCGTAGTATTATTGTCTCTGCCCCAAGTCCCAAAGAGCTTGTTCAGAAACTTGAG GAATATGTGCCTGTGCATGATGGAGTTGTTGCCAAGGCTAAGTGGGAGGCAGAACAAATGGAGCTCAATGCATCTTTGCAAACTGAAATTGCTCGTTAA
- the LOC133693289 gene encoding uncharacterized protein LOC133693289: protein MALPNFNALRDLHNSANDLLHSPEIQQVLVNQKQEKWLHEVSESSLRMLDVCGISKDVLLLVKEHLLDLQFTLRRKRVSKPDISTKIAAYNFYRKKLKKETMKCLKSLKGMKGKSVTSDISNVDHSIIVVVEVLREVRVTTITIVESLLSLISIPWLDQGSSKGSFIRSTFLRSSGQSSYDFCDETALHTADKRLEAVEIAVEDLEGELECMFRRLIQTRVLLLNILTN, encoded by the coding sequence ATGGCACTGCCTAATTTCAATGCTCTCAGAGACTTGCATAACTCTGCCAATGATCTTCTCCATTCACCAGAGATCCAACAAGTTCTTGTCAaccagaaacaagaaaaatggcTTCACGAAGTCTCAGAGTCATCTCTAAGAATGCTGGATGTGTGTGGCATTTCTAAGGATGTTCTTTTGCTTGTCAAAGAACATCTTCTAGACCTACAATTCACATTACGTAGAAAAAGAGTTAGCAAGCCAGATATTAGTACCAAAATTGCCGCCTATAATTTCTACAGAAAGAAGCTAAAGAAAGAGACAATGAAATGCCTGAAATCACTGAAGGGAATGAAAGGCAAGTCTGTAACTTCAGATATCTCAAATGTAGACCACAGCATTATCGTGGTTGTTGAAGTACTGAGAGAAGTGAGAGTCACTACCATCACCATTGTTGAATCTTTGTTGTCTCTCATCTCAATTCCATGGCTGGACCAAGGATCAAGTAAAGGGTCTTTTATAAGGTCAACGTTCTTGCGATCAAGTGGACAGAGTTCGTACGATTTTTGTGACGAAACAGCACTTCATACTGCAGATAAAAGACTGGAGGCAGTGGAGATTGCCGTTGAAGATCTTGAAGGTGAATTAGAGTGCATGTTCAGGCGTTTGATCCAGACAAGGGTTCTGCTCCTTAACATACTTACCAATTAA
- the LOC133693395 gene encoding NADH dehydrogenase [ubiquinone] 1 beta subcomplex subunit 2-like: MAGGHGEGINYKGLTMHKPKRWHVVTGKGLCAVMWFWVLYRAKQDGPVVLGWRHPWEGHGDHGHESGH, from the exons ATGGCAGGAGGGCATGGAGAGGGCATCAATTACAAAGGCTTGACTATGCATAAGCCAAAGCGATGGCATGTAGTCACTGGAAAGGGCTTGTGTGCTGTCATGTG gtTTTGGGTACTTTACAGGGCGAAGCAAGATGGCCCTGTAGTATTG GGCTGGAGACATCCGTGGGAGGGCCATGGTGACCATGGCCATGAGAGTGGACACTAG